A single region of the Streptomyces sp. AM 4-1-1 genome encodes:
- a CDS encoding sugar ABC transporter permease, producing MSTTTAGGAGAAPPADRRPPERTRKSVTGTRRLVAAVFLLPTLVLLGALVVYPIVYSVYRSFLDQAGTGFVGLDNYRALFTDATIRTAVKNNAIWIVLAPTVSTVLGLIFAVLTERIRWGTAFKLIVFMPMAISMLAAGIIFRLVYDQAPERGVANAVWVGVHDTFAESSGFPKAHPLPVHPLTAGGGGSFVTKAPVRTGHPVLLPLVGVAPAKMPGDARPAKTPAAEPGKITGTAWLDFTKGGGGRPNVVDARELGLKGIKVEAVKDGRVVASATAGADGTFTLPASADGARLRLPAANFEEAYNGVDWLGPSLVTPAIIGSYVWMWAGFAMVLIAAGLAGLPRELLEAARVDGANEWQVFRRITVPLLAPVLAVVLVTLMINVLKVFDLVFIIAPGSSQDDANVLALQLYRSSFGTDADLGIGSAIAVLLLLLVIPVMLFNVRRIRKEGRR from the coding sequence GTGTCCACCACGACAGCGGGAGGCGCCGGCGCCGCGCCTCCCGCCGACAGGCGTCCCCCTGAGCGCACACGCAAGAGCGTGACCGGCACCCGGCGGCTCGTCGCGGCGGTCTTCCTGCTGCCGACCCTGGTGCTGCTCGGCGCGCTCGTGGTCTATCCGATCGTGTACTCCGTCTACCGGTCGTTCCTCGACCAGGCGGGCACGGGCTTCGTCGGCCTCGACAACTACAGGGCGCTGTTCACGGACGCCACCATCCGTACGGCGGTCAAGAACAACGCGATCTGGATCGTGCTGGCGCCGACCGTCTCCACCGTGCTCGGGCTGATCTTCGCGGTACTGACCGAACGCATCCGGTGGGGCACGGCGTTCAAGCTGATCGTCTTCATGCCGATGGCGATCTCCATGCTCGCCGCGGGCATCATCTTCCGGCTGGTGTACGACCAGGCGCCGGAGCGCGGGGTCGCCAACGCGGTCTGGGTGGGCGTGCACGACACGTTCGCCGAGTCGTCCGGCTTCCCGAAGGCGCACCCGCTGCCCGTGCACCCGCTGACGGCGGGCGGCGGCGGGTCGTTCGTCACCAAGGCCCCGGTACGGACCGGGCACCCGGTCCTGCTGCCGCTGGTCGGTGTGGCGCCCGCGAAGATGCCGGGCGACGCGCGGCCCGCGAAGACCCCCGCCGCCGAGCCCGGAAAGATCACCGGCACCGCCTGGCTGGACTTCACCAAGGGCGGCGGCGGCAGGCCGAACGTCGTCGACGCCCGGGAACTCGGCCTCAAGGGCATCAAGGTCGAGGCCGTCAAGGACGGCAGGGTGGTCGCGTCGGCGACGGCGGGGGCGGACGGCACGTTCACCCTGCCCGCGTCGGCGGACGGCGCCCGGCTCCGCCTTCCGGCCGCCAACTTCGAGGAGGCGTACAACGGCGTCGACTGGCTCGGCCCCTCCCTGGTGACCCCCGCGATCATCGGCAGCTACGTCTGGATGTGGGCGGGTTTCGCCATGGTCCTGATCGCCGCGGGACTGGCCGGGCTGCCGCGCGAACTCCTCGAAGCGGCCCGGGTGGACGGCGCCAACGAGTGGCAGGTCTTCCGCCGGATCACGGTCCCGCTGCTCGCACCGGTCCTCGCGGTGGTGCTGGTCACGCTGATGATCAACGTACTGAAGGTCTTCGACCTGGTCTTCATCATCGCGCCCGGCTCGTCCCAGGACGACGCGAACGTGCTGGCGCTCCAGTTGTACCGGTCCTCGTTCGGCACCGACGCGGACCTCGGGATCGGCAGCGCCATCGCGGTGCTCCTGCTGCTCCTGGTGATACCGGTGATGCTGTTCAACGTCCGGCGGATACGGAAGGAGGGGCGCCGATGA
- a CDS encoding carbohydrate ABC transporter permease, which produces MTLTDGAKSGRSLGARLAARAGGGVMRVLLVLVALFWLMPTIGLLLSSLRGPSDIAATGWWKVFTAPTELTFDNYSRLLDNPTITHSLLSTVLITVPATLLVVVIGSFAGYVFAWMEFPGRDWLFLVVVGLLVVPVQVALIPVSKLFGAIGVFETTFGVIMFHTAFGLPFAIFLLRNFFAEIPRELLEAARLDGAGEIRLFTRVVLPLGGPAIASLGIFQFLWVWNDMLVALIFADSGSPPITVALQQQVRQFGNNIDVLAPGAFVSMVIPLAVFFAFQRQFVSGVMAGAVK; this is translated from the coding sequence ATGACCCTCACCGACGGGGCGAAGTCCGGGCGGTCGCTCGGTGCCCGGCTCGCGGCCCGCGCCGGGGGCGGGGTGATGCGGGTCCTCCTGGTCCTGGTGGCCCTGTTCTGGCTGATGCCGACGATCGGCCTGCTGCTGTCGTCGCTGCGCGGCCCCTCCGACATCGCGGCGACCGGATGGTGGAAGGTCTTCACGGCCCCGACCGAGCTGACCTTCGACAACTACTCCCGGCTGCTGGACAACCCGACCATCACGCACTCCCTCCTCAGCACGGTGCTGATCACCGTCCCGGCGACGCTCCTGGTCGTGGTGATCGGCTCGTTCGCCGGATACGTCTTCGCCTGGATGGAGTTCCCGGGACGCGACTGGCTGTTCCTGGTGGTCGTGGGGCTGCTGGTGGTGCCGGTGCAGGTGGCGCTGATCCCGGTCTCGAAGCTGTTCGGCGCGATCGGCGTCTTCGAGACGACCTTCGGCGTGATCATGTTCCACACGGCGTTCGGGCTGCCGTTCGCCATCTTCCTGCTGCGGAACTTCTTCGCGGAGATCCCGCGCGAACTCCTTGAGGCGGCCAGGCTGGACGGCGCCGGTGAGATCCGGCTGTTCACCCGGGTCGTACTGCCGCTGGGCGGTCCGGCGATCGCGTCGCTCGGCATCTTCCAGTTCCTCTGGGTGTGGAACGACATGCTCGTCGCGCTGATCTTCGCGGACTCCGGCTCACCGCCGATCACCGTGGCGCTGCAACAACAGGTGCGGCAGTTCGGCAACAACATCGACGTCCTGGCACCCGGCGCCTTCGTGTCGATGGTGATCCCGCTCGCGGTGTTCTTCGCGTTCCAGCGGCAGTTCGTCTCGGGGGTGATGGCGGGCGCGGTGAAATGA